In Planctomycetota bacterium, a genomic segment contains:
- a CDS encoding winged helix-turn-helix domain-containing protein — MATPDKKRDKNSDGVKKTCKKYARAITDYVLNQQTDIPKEELFQHLKECAKCHKEFSDWKDFNDFVRVKEYHSRPEVKEKWDKFITELVHSGGAPAKPSQCSTAVIPGATVVDVKWEIGNAAGVIYKHLSTAGITKLNDIPGKTSIPMETALQAIGWLAREEKVCKERVKTTSYVYVPEHKQAQG, encoded by the coding sequence ATGGCTACACCTGATAAAAAACGCGACAAAAACTCTGATGGGGTGAAGAAGACATGTAAGAAATACGCGCGGGCAATCACGGATTACGTCCTGAACCAGCAAACGGATATCCCGAAAGAAGAGCTATTCCAACATCTCAAGGAATGCGCTAAATGCCATAAGGAATTCTCCGATTGGAAAGACTTCAACGATTTCGTCCGGGTCAAGGAATATCATTCCCGTCCCGAGGTAAAGGAGAAATGGGATAAATTTATAACAGAACTGGTTCACAGTGGAGGAGCTCCGGCGAAACCGTCCCAATGCTCCACGGCGGTCATACCGGGTGCGACGGTCGTAGACGTCAAATGGGAAATCGGCAATGCCGCGGGAGTTATATATAAGCATTTATCCACGGCGGGAATAACCAAACTGAATGACATTCCGGGCAAGACCAGCATCCCGATGGAAACCGCCCTGCAGGCGATTGGCTGGCTGGCGCGGGAGGAAAAGGTCTGCAAGGAGCGCGTAAAAACGACGAGTTATGTCTATGTCCCCGAACATAAACAGGCGCAGGGGTGA